From the genome of Cytobacillus firmus, one region includes:
- the mdh gene encoding malate dehydrogenase, with translation MSLKRKKISVIGGGFTGATTAFLLAQKELGDVVLVDIPQMENPTKGKALDMLEASPVQGFDSNITGTSNYEDTQDSDIVVITAGIARKPGMSRDDLVQTNQKIMKSVAQEIAKHSPNSYIVVLTNPVDAMTYTVFKESGFPKNRVIGQSGVLDTARFRTFVAQELNLSVKDITGFVLGGHGDDMVPLVRYSYAGGIPLESLISKDRLDAIVERTRKGGGEIVNLLGNGSAYYAPAASLVEMCEAILKDQRRVLPSIAYLEGEYGYEGIYLGVPAILGANGIEKVIELELTSEEKAALDKSADSVRKVMEVLAY, from the coding sequence ATGTCATTGAAACGCAAAAAGATTTCTGTAATCGGTGGAGGATTTACTGGAGCAACAACTGCATTCTTACTGGCTCAGAAGGAACTTGGTGATGTCGTGCTGGTCGATATTCCGCAAATGGAAAACCCTACAAAGGGAAAAGCTCTTGATATGCTTGAAGCAAGTCCTGTTCAGGGATTCGATTCGAATATCACAGGTACTTCAAACTATGAAGATACACAAGACTCTGACATTGTAGTTATTACAGCAGGTATTGCACGGAAGCCGGGCATGAGCCGTGATGACCTTGTACAAACGAACCAGAAGATTATGAAAAGTGTAGCGCAGGAGATTGCAAAACATTCTCCAAATAGCTATATTGTTGTGCTTACTAATCCAGTGGATGCGATGACTTATACAGTTTTCAAGGAATCAGGCTTCCCGAAAAACCGTGTAATTGGCCAGTCAGGTGTTCTTGACACAGCTCGCTTCCGGACATTTGTCGCGCAGGAACTGAATTTGTCTGTTAAAGACATTACAGGGTTTGTACTTGGCGGACATGGTGATGACATGGTTCCGCTAGTCCGCTATTCATATGCTGGCGGCATTCCTTTAGAATCATTAATTTCAAAAGATCGTCTAGATGCCATTGTCGAGCGTACACGCAAAGGCGGAGGAGAGATCGTCAACTTATTAGGGAACGGAAGTGCCTACTATGCTCCAGCTGCTTCCCTAGTGGAAATGTGTGAAGCTATCCTTAAAGATCAGCGCCGCGTACTGCCTTCCATTGCTTACCTTGAAGGAGAATATGGCTACGAAGGAATCTATCTTGGTGTGCCTGCAATCCTTGGAGCAAACGGAATCGAAAAAGTAATAGAGCTTGAACTGACAAGTGAAGAAAAAGCTGCCCTTGATAAGTCGGCAGATTCAGTTCGCAAGGTAATGGAAGTATTAGCTTACTAG
- the icd gene encoding NADP-dependent isocitrate dehydrogenase, whose translation MQGEKITVTNGVLNVPNNPIVPFIEGDGTGPDIWAAASRVLDASVEKAYKGERKLVWKEVLAGEKAFNQTGEWLPSETLDVINEYLIAIKGPLTTPIGGGIRSLNVALRQELDLFVCLRPVRWFEGVPSPVKRPQDTDMVIFRENTEDIYAGIEYAKGSDEVKKLISFLKDEMGVNKIRFPETSGIGIKPVSEEGTSRLVRAAIEYAIKEGRKSLTLVHKGNIMKFTEGAFKNWGYELAEREYGEKVFTWAQYDRIKDEQGVEAANKAQADAEAAGKIIVKDAIADIFLQQILTRPKEFDVVATMNLNGDYISDALAAQVGGIGIAPGANINYETGHAIFEATHGTAPKYAGLDKVNPSSVILSGVLMLEHLGWNEAANMIVKSMEKSIASKVVTYDFARLMDGATEVKCSEFADELIKNME comes from the coding sequence ATGCAAGGTGAAAAAATCACAGTTACTAATGGTGTACTAAACGTACCAAACAATCCAATCGTTCCTTTTATCGAAGGAGACGGAACAGGACCAGATATTTGGGCGGCAGCTTCCCGTGTATTGGATGCATCTGTAGAAAAAGCATACAAAGGTGAGCGCAAGCTTGTCTGGAAAGAAGTGTTAGCAGGAGAAAAAGCCTTCAACCAGACTGGAGAGTGGCTTCCTTCTGAAACACTTGATGTGATCAATGAATATCTTATTGCGATTAAAGGTCCATTAACAACACCAATCGGCGGCGGAATCCGTTCTCTAAACGTTGCGCTTCGTCAGGAGCTTGACCTGTTTGTGTGCCTGCGTCCGGTCCGCTGGTTTGAAGGAGTTCCTTCTCCAGTTAAACGCCCTCAGGATACTGATATGGTTATTTTCCGTGAAAATACTGAAGATATTTATGCCGGCATTGAGTATGCAAAAGGTTCTGATGAGGTTAAAAAGCTAATCTCATTCCTTAAGGATGAAATGGGTGTTAATAAGATTCGCTTCCCGGAAACATCAGGCATCGGCATTAAGCCTGTTTCAGAAGAGGGAACGAGCCGCCTTGTACGTGCTGCTATTGAGTATGCCATTAAAGAAGGCCGTAAATCTTTAACACTTGTACATAAAGGCAATATCATGAAATTTACTGAAGGCGCCTTTAAGAACTGGGGTTATGAGCTTGCTGAAAGAGAGTACGGAGAAAAAGTATTCACTTGGGCTCAATATGACCGCATTAAGGATGAGCAGGGTGTTGAAGCTGCAAACAAAGCTCAGGCAGATGCAGAAGCAGCCGGCAAAATTATTGTTAAAGATGCGATTGCTGATATTTTCCTTCAGCAGATCCTTACCCGTCCAAAAGAGTTTGATGTTGTTGCAACAATGAACTTGAACGGTGATTATATTTCTGATGCGCTTGCTGCACAGGTAGGCGGAATTGGTATTGCTCCTGGAGCAAACATTAACTATGAAACAGGACATGCGATCTTCGAAGCAACACATGGTACAGCTCCGAAGTATGCTGGCCTTGATAAGGTTAATCCTTCATCTGTTATTCTTTCAGGTGTATTAATGCTTGAGCACCTTGGATGGAACGAAGCTGCAAACATGATCGTTAAATCTATGGAGAAATCTATTGCTTCTAAAGTCGTAACATATGACTTTGCGCGTCTAATGGATGGAGCAACAGAAGTAAAATGCTCTGAATTTGCCGACGAACTAATTAAAAACATGGAATAA
- the citZ gene encoding citrate synthase, translated as MTVTRGLEGVVATTSSISSIIDDTLTYAGYNIDDLAENASFEEVIYLLWHRKLPAKTQLDELKSQLAANYSLPEEVLNHFKTYPIDKVHPMAALRSAVSLLGLYDEEADQMDEEANYKKAVRLQAKMPAIVTAFARVRKGLEPIAPRTDLGFAANFLYMLTGEEPEPIAIEAFNKALVLHADHELNASTFTARVCVATLSDIYSGVTAAIGALKGPLHGGANEAVMKMLTDIGTLENVEPYIREKLEKKEKIMGFGHRVYRQGDPRAKHLREMSKKLTELTGEPHWYEMSTQIEAIVTGEKKLPPNVDFYSASVYHSLGIDHDLFTPIFAVSRVSGWLAHILEQYENNRLIRPRADYTGPGMQKYVPVEQRGL; from the coding sequence ATGACAGTAACACGCGGTCTTGAAGGGGTAGTAGCTACTACTTCGTCTATCAGCTCCATCATAGACGATACATTAACCTATGCTGGCTACAATATTGATGATTTGGCTGAAAATGCAAGCTTTGAAGAGGTTATTTATCTTTTATGGCACAGAAAGCTTCCTGCTAAAACCCAACTGGATGAGTTAAAGAGTCAGCTTGCAGCAAACTACTCTCTTCCAGAGGAAGTTCTGAACCATTTTAAAACATATCCAATTGACAAAGTGCATCCAATGGCTGCCCTTCGTTCTGCAGTGTCTCTATTAGGACTTTATGATGAAGAAGCAGACCAGATGGATGAAGAAGCAAACTATAAAAAAGCAGTTCGCCTTCAAGCTAAAATGCCTGCTATCGTAACGGCATTTGCAAGAGTAAGAAAAGGCCTTGAACCAATTGCTCCTAGAACAGATCTTGGATTTGCAGCCAACTTCCTATACATGCTTACAGGCGAAGAGCCTGAACCAATCGCAATTGAAGCATTTAATAAAGCGCTGGTTCTTCATGCGGACCATGAACTGAATGCCTCCACGTTCACTGCACGGGTATGTGTAGCTACTTTGTCAGATATTTATTCAGGAGTTACAGCTGCTATTGGCGCATTGAAAGGACCATTGCATGGCGGTGCCAATGAGGCGGTAATGAAGATGCTTACTGATATCGGCACTCTTGAAAATGTAGAACCGTATATCCGTGAAAAGCTTGAAAAGAAAGAGAAAATCATGGGCTTTGGCCATCGTGTTTACCGTCAGGGCGATCCTCGTGCCAAGCACTTAAGGGAAATGTCTAAAAAGCTTACAGAACTTACTGGAGAACCACACTGGTACGAAATGTCCACGCAAATTGAAGCGATTGTTACCGGGGAGAAAAAACTTCCGCCAAATGTCGACTTCTATTCTGCTTCTGTTTACCATAGCCTGGGAATCGACCATGACCTGTTCACGCCGATTTTTGCCGTAAGCCGTGTATCTGGCTGGCTGGCTCATATTCTCGAACAATATGAAAATAATCGTTTGATCCGCCCGCGTGCAGACTATACAGGTCCGGGAATGCAAAAATACGTGCCAGTAGAGCAAAGAGGTCTTTAA
- a CDS encoding DUF441 domain-containing protein, which produces MFSQSLIFLFLLLGIGVIAKNQSLIIAVFVLIVLKAAGLDSKTFSFLQSKGINWGVTIITIAVLAPIASGEIGFRDLGGAFKSPYAWVALVSGIAVALLAKGGIVLLAEDPHITTALVLGTILAVSLFKGIAVGPLIGAGIAYMAMKVFELFK; this is translated from the coding sequence ATGTTTTCCCAATCACTCATTTTTTTGTTTCTATTGCTGGGGATAGGTGTAATAGCAAAAAATCAATCACTGATCATTGCTGTCTTTGTTTTGATTGTCCTTAAAGCAGCCGGCTTGGATTCAAAAACTTTTTCATTTCTGCAGTCCAAGGGAATTAACTGGGGTGTAACCATTATTACCATTGCTGTCCTTGCACCTATAGCCAGTGGTGAAATCGGCTTCCGGGATTTAGGCGGAGCATTTAAATCTCCTTATGCGTGGGTTGCTCTAGTCTCGGGGATTGCAGTTGCGCTTCTGGCAAAAGGCGGCATCGTATTGCTGGCTGAAGATCCCCATATTACAACAGCTCTTGTTCTGGGGACCATTCTTGCTGTCTCCCTTTTTAAAGGCATTGCCGTCGGTCCTCTCATAGGAGCAGGGATTGCGTATATGGCAATGAAAGTCTTTGAGCTTTTTAAATGA
- the ytvI gene encoding sporulation integral membrane protein YtvI, producing the protein MNPAYIYRTVRFFFVIGVVILSLYAFLYLSKVTYPFIIGLAIAFLINPLVNIMEVKWKLPRALAVLIALIIIFAIFAGLITLLVAEIVSGADYLAKVVPQHLDTLIGFVEQFFAGQIIPLYNQLASLFNNLGTGQQDTIMTNIENVGKQFGSTLGDFIQAFFEKIPNILSWFPNAATVLIFSLLATFFISKDWHRLSGIFSRMLPSRAKKSGRTVFADLQKALFGFVKAQATLVSITTVIILAGLLILRVDYAITIALVTGLVDIIPYLGTGLIFVPWIIFEAIGGEMSRALGLGILYIIVLVQRQIMEPKILSSSIGLDPLATLIALFAGFKLIGFLGLIAGPVTLVLLTTLHKAGVFRDIWLFIKGNEKAD; encoded by the coding sequence TTGAACCCGGCATATATCTATCGGACCGTAAGATTTTTCTTTGTCATTGGAGTGGTGATCTTAAGTCTCTATGCTTTCCTATATTTATCCAAAGTGACTTATCCTTTCATTATTGGACTGGCCATTGCCTTTCTAATTAACCCTTTGGTCAATATAATGGAGGTTAAATGGAAATTACCAAGGGCTCTTGCAGTGCTCATTGCACTGATTATTATCTTTGCCATTTTTGCCGGATTAATCACATTGCTGGTGGCTGAGATCGTATCAGGTGCCGATTATTTAGCAAAAGTAGTACCTCAGCACCTTGATACCTTAATAGGTTTTGTTGAGCAATTCTTTGCAGGGCAAATCATTCCTCTTTATAACCAGCTGGCAAGTTTATTTAATAACTTGGGAACAGGACAGCAGGATACCATTATGACGAATATAGAAAATGTCGGGAAGCAATTTGGGTCTACACTGGGAGATTTTATCCAGGCATTTTTCGAGAAAATCCCAAACATTCTTTCATGGTTTCCCAATGCTGCAACTGTCCTGATCTTCTCGCTGCTGGCCACTTTTTTTATAAGCAAGGATTGGCACAGGCTTTCAGGTATTTTCAGCCGCATGCTGCCCAGCCGCGCAAAAAAAAGCGGCAGAACCGTATTTGCCGATCTGCAGAAGGCTTTATTTGGTTTCGTCAAGGCACAGGCTACTTTAGTATCTATTACTACGGTTATCATACTTGCCGGACTTCTGATTCTGCGTGTCGATTATGCCATCACAATTGCACTTGTGACTGGCCTTGTAGATATTATTCCCTATCTCGGAACAGGGCTGATTTTTGTGCCGTGGATTATATTTGAGGCAATCGGCGGAGAAATGAGCAGGGCACTCGGGCTGGGCATTCTTTATATCATCGTTTTGGTCCAGCGCCAGATAATGGAGCCAAAGATTCTTTCATCAAGCATCGGGCTTGATCCATTAGCAACCCTGATTGCTTTATTTGCCGGTTTTAAGCTGATAGGCTTTCTGGGCCTGATTGCAGGTCCGGTTACTCTTGTCCTCCTCACTACTCTTCATAAAGCTGGGGTATTCAGAGATATCTGGTTATTTATAAAAGGCAATGAAAAAGCCGATTAG